A portion of the Pan troglodytes isolate AG18354 chromosome 10, NHGRI_mPanTro3-v2.0_pri, whole genome shotgun sequence genome contains these proteins:
- the BIN2 gene encoding bridging integrator 2 isoform X4 yields MDNYVAQFSEIKERIAKRGRKLVDYDSARHHLEAVQNAKKKDEAKTAKAEEEFNKAQTVFEDLNQELLEELPILYNSRIGCYVTIFQNISNLRDVFYREMSKLNHNLYEVMSKLEKQHSNKVFVVKGLSSSSRRSLVISPPVQTATVSSPLTSPTSPSTLSLKSESESVSATEDLAPDAAQGEDNSEIKELLEEEEIEKEGSEASSSEEDEPLPACNGPAQAQPSPTTESAKSQEEVLPSSPAPSPGGALSPSGQPSSSAAEVVLRTRTASEGSEQPKKRASIQRTSAPPSRPPPPRATASPRPSSGNIPSSPTASGGGSPTSPRASLGTGTPSPRTSLEVSPNPEPPEKPVRTPEAKENENIHNQNPEELCTSPTLMTSQVASEPGEAKKMEDKEEDNKLISADSSEGQDQLQVFTVPENNNLTAPEPQEEVSTSENPQL; encoded by the exons ATGGacaactatgttgcccagttcaGTGAAATTAAG GAGAGAATTGCCAAGCGGGGTCGGAAACTCGTGGACTATGACAGTGCCCGACATCACCTGGAGGCAGTTCAGAATGCCAAGAAGAAAGATGAGGCCAAGACTGCCAAG GCAGAGGAAGAGTTCAACAAAGCCCAGACTGTGTTTGAAGATCTGAACCAAGAACTACTAGAGGAGCTGCCTATTCTTTATAATAG TCGTATTGGCTGCTATGTGACCATCTTCCAAAACATTTCCAACTTGAGGGATGTCTTCTACAGGGAAATGAGCAAG CTGAACCACAATCTCTACGAGGTGATGAGCAAACTGGAGAAGCAACATTCCAATAAAGTCTTTGTGGTGAAGGGACTGTCAAG CAGCAGCAGGCGCTCTTTAGTCATTTCTCCCCCAGTTCAAACAGCTACAGTCTCCAGTCCTCTTACCTCACCTACTAGTCCCTCTACACTTTCCTTGAAGAGTGAGAGTGAATCTGTCTCAGCAACTGAAGATCTGGCACCTGACGCAGCCCAGGGGGAAGACAATTCTGAGATCAAGGAGCTCTtagaagaggaggaaatagaGAAGGAAGGATCTGAAGCAAGCTCCTCTGAGGAAGATGAGCCTCTACCAGCCTGCAATGGCCCCGCCCAGGCTCAGCCCTCTCCTACCACTGAGAGTGCCAAGTCCCAGGAGGAAGTTctccccagctccccagctcCATCACCAGGCGGAGCCCTGAGCCCTTCAGGGCAGCCTTCATCATCTGCCGCAGAAGTAGTCCTCCGAACCCGCACCGCAAGTGAAGGATCTGAACAACCAAAGAAGAGAGCCTCTATCCAGAGGACCTCAGCACCCCCTAGTAGGCCTCCTCCACCCAGAGCCACTGCAAGCCCCAGGCCCTCCTCAGGGAACATACCTTCCAGCCCTACAGCCTCTGGAGGGGGTTCACCCACCAGCCCTAGGGCCTCCTTGGGGACTGGGACTCCAAGTCCTAGGACCTCCCTAGAGGTCTCTCCTAATCCAGAACCACCAGAGAAGCCAGTAAGAACTCCTGaggccaaagaaaatgaaaacatccaCAATCAGAACCCCGAAGAACTTTGTACTTCCCCCACCTTAATGACATCTCAG GTTGCTTCAGAGCCTGGAGAGGCAAAGAAGATGGAAGACAAGGAAGAGGATAATAAGCTTATCTCAGCTGACTCCTCAGAG GGCCAAGACCAGCTTCAAGTCTTCACGGTACCAGAAAACAACAACCTCACAGCACCTGAACCTCAAGAAGAG